cctccataacaaaaaaatcacatggttggtacctagggttatttttgtcatgagGTACCAataacgatataaaataaagatcatgtgtcatttatgtgcgaaaatGAAAGATTATgtatcatttatgtagttcactcttttatttttgtaCTTCGTATTTTACTAGAAGAGAGTAGTATCTTCACCTTCAAGATTTATCATGTCATGCTTAATTGTAATTAATAttcttttcagttttttctCAGGAAAAATAAGAGTAAAGTAGAATACAATTTTTTCCAATTATCTACTAGTacaatttattttctatctATTTAATTTATACGGTGGGATGGACGGATTAGTACTTTTCTGTTGTAAAACAAGCCAATTACATTGGTCTTGGCTACTTTTTCTGGTTAGTACGATTAACAACTTAACATATTAGTTGGGCAGTAATTCAATGATGTCTCCTGTGACTGATCAATGTCATAATTGTTAGCCATAGTCGTTTACACCTGCCCTTTTGCCTTTAAGCATGTTATACATATTGCAAAAcattgttatttaatttaaataatcgtaTGAActatgaaaaattattttttataggaATACTCgctaaaaaaattaacaaaatttgaACTGAATTTAGTTTTCGATGTATTTTgatacaatatttttttatgttgcaAAAAGGATCATTCCCCTAAAAAAAGAAGGCTAAAGAATTTTTGACAGCGGAAGTGGAAATGGGGAATTTCGGAAACTTGGAGAAGTAGgagtaaatttaaaaaattaaaagattcAGAAAAGTGGTGGTCTAATCTTTTGTcaaaatgtataaatatatatggatTGCTGAAATAAAAAGGGAGCATGAAAATGACTGTGTATAACAACATGCAGGCACTTTAGGTGGTCAAATATAGCCACTATGTAATGAGTAGAAATTCATGATTTTCCACTTATCCATTGTCTCCCAATTTGTAATTACCCATTAATGCCCATAATTGCTGGACCTAACTGCGGCTAATCCACTATCTTAACCTTTTTTTTGGGTAAAAACTCAATTTGCATATCTTACAAACATAAAATCACactattaataaatattaatttcttaTGTATTtggaagataaaatgaaatattaaacactattaatgtttcattttctattttgaatATATTTTCTTATCATGCGATGCACGTGAGATATTAAAAATGATGCTTAGCCTAACCCTTCCTTCGTATTTATGATATTAAAAGATGCAATTAATGAGTGTGAGAGTTGGCCAAGCGGTAGAGAGGTTAATAATGTATGAGGCCAAAGATCTCGGGTTCCAGCGCCTTTGTGGTGcggcctttaaatttatgttcatttaaccataagaaaaaatagattaattgtGAGTAGTTGCAGTGCAAATACAAAAACAGAAATGATTAACTAGTAGTAATTGTTGTCTTCCAAATTGCAATGCCTTCATTTTAAGTACTACTTTCTTGGGGAAACCACATCAtattaacaaattaattttataatgcaTGTAACTTTACATGCATTTTAACTATATGTTAACAATCGATCTAAACTAGTGATGACCTTTTGACAAAGTATCTCACACAAACCATTGCAAATCACACCTTAACTCTTTTAAGTGAAAATTTTCTATAATTGATGAAATTTAATCGGCAACCCTCAAGAGAACATTACTTAATTAGCAACAAATTTATGCTTCATATGTTCTTGAGTTTTTTTCAGTTACAATCAAATGACATCTTGTTCGAAAAGTGTATAAAAACTCTTGTGtcacatttttcatttattagatttgataattataatttataaaaacacTATAGTAAGTATGATTTAAAACCACAATGAACTCCTTTTCTTTATAAATTGAGAAAAGTATCACAAAAAAGCGACAATGGCCAACCCGCAGCTTTGTTTGAAAAGTGTTACAACTTTTTCTCTTATTAATTGATGACAGTTTtgtagtatttcttaaaataaaaaatatagttgTAATGTTATGATCTTCTATAACCAAAAAAACAAATTCAACGAaacaaaaagaataaaaagaaatCAGTTCCTACTAAATATGCAAtctaattaaacaaaaaagacATAAAAACACTAAAACCAAAAAGCAATCAACCTTTAAAATTGTGGAGTACTATGAAAGAAGTGAAGAGTAAAAATCTGTGAACATAAGGAAGACTAATAAGAAGCGTGTACATTACAACTCTATTGGTAGGTGTGTGTGAAAACGTTGTATATCACTGCAGACATTATGTTATGATTATCAAAGTTttgggggtggggggggggggggggagggggggggggggggggtggggggggggggggggggggtttttttctttttctctctctctctctctctctctctctctctctctctctctctctctctctctctctcttctctctctctctctctctctcttctcctctctccctctctctcttctctctctctctctctctctctctctctctctctctctctctctctctctctcatctctctcttctcttctctctcatcactctctctctctctctctctcgaatctctctctcctctctcatcTTCTcgctctctcctctctctctctctctctcctctctctcttctctctctctctctctctctctctctctctctctcttctactctctctcttattctctgctctctctctctctctctctctctcttttctgagagagagagagagagagagagattaattAAATCTACTAGAATTAAAGGATATACGAGTTTTTTTTAAGGAAGTGGTCGTTGTAGTTTTGGGTGACAAATCCAAAACTAAAGCAGATTTTAAGGGATTTGTAGGAGAGTGCATGCTGTAAAACACACTGGTGGGGAAAGATGTTAGTATATCTTACATAAACAATAAATTTTAGAAATTGGAACTTCCTAGTATGATTTTTAGTTTAACTATAAAAAGTCCATTTGTCGTATTGACTATTGAGATCGCAATGGCctttaaatttcaaatattagGTACGTGCGTAtggacaaaaaaaatcaaattcttTTAACTACCATTTTTTTTGAAGGAGTGGAGTGGCATTTTATTTGGCTATAtctattagaaatgggtcaactcaccccttaaaaggcctcataagggagAGGGTTATtcatacttatatagattagatgggatcttcaccaagtcgatgtgggacggaatttagagaatttaacacgccccctcacgtgtgggccggaaaggacatcggtcttccatcacgtgggtaggcaatgcaagagaaaccatcatcgatgtgggccggaaaggacatcggtcttccactcgtgaggtagataagagataaagagaaaaccatcatcgacttggacccgctctgataccatattagaaatgggccactcaccccttaaaaggcctcataagggggagagttatccatacttatatagattagatgggatcttcaccaagtcgatatgAGAcggaatttagagaatttaacaatATCTGTACTACTATAATACAAAGTCAGTGTTATAATAATCGATCTGACGATTATTAAAACTTATACTGTAGTGACGAATAAATCTAAATTCATTTTTGCGCTATTCGATTACATCTGTGCTTTGTATGTGAcgttaataattaaaatacaaaacaaagtGTCATAGGTCATATATATGTCTAAGCATATTATTTCTTAGTTTTGAAGCAATAATTATTAGTTCCAGCTTTCAAGAGACCATTTCCTAACTCTTACTGTGATTATATATATGTCTTCTGTCACACACACATGTATTATGTTAAAAAAAGATTGACATGTTTCAATGCCACTTTACTACACGAGTTTGtcttatagtatatttttttaactgttagtattattttatagaGAAATCAAATCTACTTCTATTTGATTGATTTCATAAAAAACACATTACTTAAATATCACAAAAATAAACTCCTTTGACAAATTTTAATATTGAGTTGATTTATTGCCTCTAGGCAAAAGTGGTTagaatggtttgtttttaaaataagaagaaTAGCTGCAGTTATCATAAAATAATGATGGTGGTATCATTAGTGTTAAGCAGGAGGAATGGGCTAATGACTAATATAAATTGGTATATTTACTACCAATAGTTTGAAAATAGCCACTAATCTTAATTTAGATAGTTGGAATATGCCATACATATGAAGCCAAAAATGCCATGCATGCAATTGCAAAGTGAGATTCACAAGTTCCAAGACTGCACGAGGCACGAGCTTATGTCAGTTTGACCAAactgtgattttaattttatattcacaCGTTGTACTCTCTTTTTATACATATAATAactaattattactattaccctcctcttaatttcttaattttctgATTTTCCACTCCATGACAAAAACTCTTTGACTGCTAAGGTCATCTATCACcgaccatttacactaaactgaAGCTCATTTTTTCAGTTATGTCACATCAAATAGTAATTCTActtcaaccatttacaccaaactcaaaagAATATTGCATATTAATCTACCATTTTTACCTTTTCAATCTtacatgtatatttatttaaattacacataaACTCCACACTACTTTATCAATAATTTCtcaaacataattaaataatttaatacaattgtttatattgatatattaatatataattaaattctcCGTACATTATACATTCAataaaatatatagtatataatatcacaaattatacaaaataattaatattaataataataataataataatagtttaTATAAGATAAAATTGATCTTATATAAAATGTAttgcaaaataattaataataaattataataaaaattaatatgtcaaaattgaaaaattgaaaacatattcaatttaaaataaaatatatagtgTGTAATCATTGAATTATTAAGTCCATTCACTTCAAGATAACATTTTATTTGGGCAATTAAGATTTAAAAGCATCTTTAATTAAtcgttaaaattttaataaatatatttaattggatAGCCAAAAGCCCAACTTTGAAGTCCTTTTAAAACCTAATGAAAATTGAGCCGTCGTCTTCTTCATTCtattcttcttctccatttttCCGTTTCTGCCTATCTCTCGTCTCTCCGTCTTCTTCGAATATCATAAAAAGGAAGGGCTCAATTGCAATTTTGGATGAGTTTTGCGTCGTGCTACAATGCTACCCCAAAGATGGCGTAGTACTGTTCAAAAACTCAAAAAATGACGACTTTGGGTTGGTTTATGGGGTATGGTTGGAGCTCaattccacccaaaaaatgggTTTTCCAGTATGGTTGGAGATGCCCTAAGGCTAATAAATTTGGGCCAGGTTTTAGAAACCGTCGCATTTACAGTAGTAGTATATTCAAtttatcatttctatttttggcaagaGGTAATTCtcctttttttactttattaattctatattcatctctcttactttatccactCTTACTTTTTCATCATTCATTGAatacactattcttaaactcttcgctgaaaagaaatgcatctattaacaaggaacggggGAGTGAGGAGGGATATTAGTAATTGATATTTCTTCTATAATAGTACTCTCAACTCACATGTCACGTTATGTCAAGTGGCAATGAGATAACGTATGTGAGTAGTCATAaattatgtatgtatatatgtatgtatctAATTGGGGCAGTTAAGTTTTTTTAAAAGAGATCtagttcaaattttaaaaagaaaaacacaatcTTTCCTTAATAATAGTTATAAAACATTACTACCATAAAGTAATAGGAGTAAATAATAAGTTTGAAGTTATGTTAGAAATCAGACACTCACTTCCCTTAAAAGCCTTATAAAGGAAGATAATTATTTTGAATTCGATACAATATAATTATTGATGAATGTCAgtattatttttcacttttagaGTACCATCAAAATGGTTATTAGTTATCATGGATTATATGAGttattatatatattgattACTTACATTATTTGTTTAAACAAATTTGATCATCTGAATATGTtgtgtaatgtacatttttatgGTATTCATTTCTTCTGGTGTGGAATGCCCCAATGGAATGACAATAGTATGAAAAATGGGctgtttttttcaatttaattttcgGGTATCTATTAGTTGGGATCGGATACTCAAGTTTGATAGTAAAAATCTGAGATTAAAATCGGATTGAGTATtgggtattttttttgttgggaTCGAATAAGCACTTTTCAGATTAGATACCTATAGTACCCAATTGGATAACCTAATATCTATAGTAAAATGGTTCTTCACAATCTTGATAGGCTTACTGCAATCTTAAAATTAAAAGAGTTATAATTATGGTGTTTCAGTGAAAGAGATTGGAGCCAACATTATAATAAACTACATTAATTTTTTCGCATAGATGGTCCAAAATTGTAAATCACTAAATAAGGTTGAACTACTTTGAATTATTAGAATAGAACATGAACCCCATTAGCGCTGCAAATTCCATCATTAATCTCAATAATCCCaccatgcatatatatatatatatatatatatatatatatatatatatatatatatatatatatatatatatatatatatatgttaaatAATCCAAGTGAAACTGTTCACAACTTTACCAATTTTAGTGTAGAATGACGCGATAAGGGTGTAATCAATCTTTGAGAATCAGAATGTTGATTTGTTAAATTATTGTATATTTGTATGTATGGAGCATAAACTTAATTTTAGATATATATGCAAAAGTAAATGCATCAAGTTTTCAACATCAATACCCGGATTATTGATATATACTCCAATTAATATGCAGTCCATCATTTGTAAACCCTTATAAGTTACgttattaattttcttttaaataattattttaattttaatacacacCATTTTttagacaaataaaataaaattcaaagcTCAATTAATTTCTTTAATTCCTCTTTAACttgattaataaaataaatatatactccatcatTTATAAACTTAAtgatttgataaaattttatgaagtacgataatgaaaaatatatttttaaaaaatacgaCGGCAACAAAATGTTGATATGCTTACTAATATTCCCTCGGTCTCTTAAATTTTAAGAATGTAATGGAAAGAGGGTTGTAAAAGTTAGTGGATATGAGTCAtgcttttaaatattaattaattttataagaaaatacgaatgagaataaattagtggaatatgaggtccactactaaaaatagtaaaaattgaaatgtgacaaattttgtgggacgaaaaaaaatactatgtgataaattttcaggAATGGAGGAAGTATTATTCTATATCATATAGAATgttattattctattttataagtATAACAAactgaaaatgagaaaaaagaaagtgtgtATAAAAAAGTTGTCGTGGTGATGAGGCGGCCAGAGCCagagagaatgaaagaggaATCCGCTCATGAGAGATAGTTGAGTGGACCGGCGCACGTGCAATCATGCACCAAATAATTATTACGGATTTATGATTGAGGGGACATATTATTTgaatcaatttaattattatttatttcaaaataaagaGAATTCTACGTTATTAATACTACTTATTTTGAAATTATCTCTTTCAAAACATTCAAGCGGTAAGATTCAGATTAGGCCACAAATTCAATTTATATGGTTCCCGTTTCCCTCAACTAACCTAAACAGAACACATGAATGTCTCTACTATTCTAAAACGGAATGAAAACTCAATAATGTCTCAATAActcaataaatatttaaatatttattgtttatgaagtttttatttttatggaataaaataaaagaatatgaTTTAAGAAATAGGAAAGTTGCATGCGTGCGTGCAAATACAAACAatgcagaaagaagaaaggagagAGGGCTTTCAAACTCCATTATGGATGTTTGCACGTGGAAGTGGGGTTGCCCTTCCTTTTCTCTAATACTATTATTACCTTTTATTTATTAGGGGTCAAACTCTTTTTTGTGAAATCATTTTATGTGTCAAAATCTACAAGAggtctcattttattttttttattatcctTTCAATTTTAAAGCCAACTTCTAATAAAATTGTTTTGTTGTTGTGAGATCTATGCACAACTATTTACGAATAAAGAAACCATTCAACAATTTTTGATGGGGTACATGCCAGGGGTGGAGTCAAAcaacttttaaataaaaaaaatcaatatttaaaggggataacaaataaataaatccaaCTTTAACTTTAACTTTAACTTTTACGTAATTTATAAACTCATAATGACAATTAAAATTTTTGagctataaaaaaaaaactcctatTAAAAACAACTTAAATAAACGTCAATGAATAATAAGGTCATTCATTATCTACAGACTTTCAACTATCAAAGAAGGTACCAGGCCCACGCATCTATTGATTTTGCATTAATGAGCCTAATGAAGTATTTATAACCTTCCAACTAAGTAAAATATGAACTATTGGTATTGGTAGCCCATAAATGACAATCAAAGAAGATATGTGAACATTCTTTTTGTAATGCAAAAGTGGAATATCCTAAACTAATAGTAAGATATTACTATATTATGGTATTATTCGTTAGTAaactttaatttgtttaatataAATGGTAAATTTACTTTTTTTGTGTACGTATTGGTAGCCCATATGCCAATTAAAATGTCGCGATCTCAATATAAGTTCTATGTTAATTGTCTTTCTTGGTTCAAGGCTGCAAAAGAAATTGAATTCTGTGATATATACTCTTGAGTCTTGCCTCAgctcatttcattttcttctgCGTACATGCTTTTTTTAATGTTTGTGATTGTCACGTGCAATAATCATGTGAATTAGATCATTAAATACTAGTACAAAATACATGTCAATAATAATCTGAATTAGATCCTTAAAATTGAACGGACTGCATGATGGATAtcataaaattgatttattCGTATATTTGTTATGTTAAGATTTTCAAATAGatgaactaaaataaaaaatataaaaaatggctGTTATTATACAGTTTTATTGTGCTATAGGTTATTGGGgattatttaaaatgtttttcctTTTGtagattttcaattttcatttattataatttGTATTTGGAGATTACCAAGTAAATTGGAGGCTATGAATAGAATTACTAAAAAGGGAGGTGAATATGCACCGTAAAACTGACAAATCAGTGTGTGCAACAAATTAGTTACTTTCttcctttcttttattttttaaattcataaatGTAATTTTCGTTACTTATCGCAGAGGAATTTCTCCATGTTAAGCAACATCGAAACATTGTAAAAAAACATTATAGGAATTTTCCCATGTTCAAACAAATCAAGATTCAGGGGCCCTTTTATCTGTTTCCTCTTGAAAGGCGAAGGATAAATATTGCCACTATATGTCTTTGAATATCAATCAAATCTCCTTATTATTTGATTTGCATTCGTTTGGACAAAACACGTTCTGTGTTTGATCTAGTAATTCAATGTCGTATGCTTACCTCTTCAAGTACATTATCATCGGTGATACCGGTAATATCCTTTTTTCCTTTCTCGCGTTTGTTTATGTTTATTAAATACTTTTTTCGATTTGATAATGATATTGATTTATTATTGTTGGCATTGTCTTATGATTTGTAATATTTTGACTGTGtaaatgatttatttttaaCTCAATTAAAGCTTTAGTTGTAGTTTTTGCAGTGAGAAATTGTGAAAATATGATTCAGAAATTGTATCTCTGCCATTTAGATCTGTAACATTATTATGCAATCAAGAACGAACTATATCATGGTAAAATTTATATGTGAAGATGGCATCATTGTTCTTGTTTAAGTGGATGATGGATGGATGAAGGTTTTATATCATTTCTTCAGGTGTTGGAAAATCATGCCTGCTTCTGCAGTTCACGGACAAGCGCTTCCAGCCAGTGCACGACTTGACTATTGGTGTCGAATTTGGAGCAAGAATGATTACCATTGAGAGCAAACCGATCAAGCTACAAATTTGGGATACGGTTTGTCATATGATATCTATAAGCATTGGTTTTCTTATAATGCAATGTTATGAACAATGTTTTTTCCAATAACCACATACAGTACTACTTATTGTGCCAGCTTGTGAATTAAGAGGTTcctttgtaattttttatatacaaaaataaCTATGGTTAGTTTGATTTCTTCTCATTTCTTATGCTGCATTGTTCATAATGATCATGCTAGGCTGGTCAAGAGTCGTTTAGGTCCATTACGAGGTCTTATTACAGAGGTGCCGCTGGAGCCCTGCTAGTCTACGATATCACAAGGTGCTATTTCTTTTTTGAATACGTAGAAATTAAATAAGTGAACACCAATGCTATGGTGTAAATCAAGGACTTAAAAAGTATATATGCAGATGGTTACTTCCCAGCCATCATTCTCATATTTCACAATGAGATACCTTTGTGAGTTCATGATAACATATGTTTCAACTTCACCAATGAAACCCAATTTCGAAATATAAAAGGGGCTCCATTTATCTTAGATTTGTGTTGTACCAACTGATTGAATTCTATTTCATCACTTCTAGGAGGGAAACTTTCAACCACCTTGCCAGCTGGCTGGAGGATGCAAGGCAACATGCGAGCATGAACATGACAATAATGTTGATAGGAAACAAGTGTGATCTCGCTCACAGAAGGGCCGTTAGCACTGAAGAAGGTGAGCAGTTTGCAAAGGAGAATGGCTTGGTATTCATGGAGGCATCTGCTAAAACAGCTCAGAATGTCGAAGAGGTAAAACCAGTACTCATCAAGTTCAAGTCCTTAATAGAATCAGCTACTATATGTTATAATGTACATAATCTTTCATGTTTCTTGTGACTCTTATTCCTCAGGCCTTTGTGCAAACTGCATCAACAATCTATAAGAAGATTCAGGATGGCGTTTTTGATGCGGCGAATGAGGTGCGTGCGTGCAAGAATTTTCTAATATGGCAAATTGATGATGATGGATGGCCTTATAACTTGTTTTGGCTAGAATGGCGGTCTAGAGATATTTGCTATATTCATTTTAGTTTGTGTCTTGTTTTCGCAGTCGAATGGGATCAAAATCGGATATGGAGGAAACCAAGGAACTTCAGCTGGAAGAGATGGAGGTGCTTCTCAAAGTGGAGTTTGCTGCAGCTGAAACTTTGTGGAAAAAGTATGAAAATGAGAAAGTGCTaatctttattttcttatgtttCAAATAGGTCTACATATATTATAGAGTTGTCTTCATCTACTTACTTTACAGAACAATGTTGATCCACATTACAAAGCTGGTCGATGTGAAAACAAAGGACATTCCTCATCAAACTTTTATGTATATGTTTTTTTATGGTTGAACTAGTTTATATTCTTACTATACGTATATGAACAAGGTCCATGGTGATGAAAAATCGAATTTCAAATAGATGTTTCATGTTTAGAGGATTGTTGGGATTCGCAACAGAAACAAGTTAAATAAATTTTTGATCAATTTAGATGATTATAGGTTTAATTGCTTCCATGTTAATTCAAAAGTATGCATGTTAATAACACAAATAATTCATGTAAATTaagaattaaaatcctaaacatAAATTCCACCGCTTGGATAGttattttctaaaaaatcaTCAATTGCTTGCACTCTCTAGATGACGATCTGAAACTCAACCATAGATGTTTAGATATGCTCTTGAACTCAATATATGATTTTTTGCGAGGACAAAACTAATCAAATGTAAATGACTTGATTTAGAAAATAGGCAAAAATTAGCTTATAAGAGAAAACACATGAAATTTGTGCATGTGTTgtgatttttgaaaatcataaTTATGGGGCTAGTGTTTTATCTAATCAGTTTCCTTTTTTATAACGTTATAATGTGCTTGTGGACTGTGTGTTTTTCTTGAGTTAGCTTATGCAGCATAATTATTACAATACATTCAGAAATCACGTTCAAGTCCAATAGGAAGCCTAAATTTCTAATCCACCGTGAAAGAGATTCAGAGTGATAGGGCAAATTGGAAATCCAAGTCGAACAATATATTTTCCACAAAAAGTGTGGGATTGAATGGTGGGCCGAATATATATTTTCGAGCCCATAGGATACGCATATATTTGGATTTCAATTGATTGACAAGCAAACAGTTATTGAAATTTTGGGCCGGAAAGATGAAATCCCTAAAATTATGTTCAACTAAATTTAGGCGTAAACTAATAAGTATATCGACCACTCATCcatcctctcctctcctctcctctcctcatTCTATGCACACATCAAGCCTAATTCTCGTCATGCTTGCGTGATCATTGATATAGAGACACGTATTTTTACAGGCGAGCTTCTGCCGGACTTTTTGATTTCTCTCCGACTGAATTTTGTTTACCAAAAGGATAATGGTCAgctctttattttctcttttatcttattttttctttattttcataaTCCATGCATGTGGTGCATGAAAGTGAGCACAATACGAAATAAGCACGGAAACAGAGGACACGTGGCAGAAGAGGAGTAACCGAAGCAGAGGACACGTGGCAGAAAGAAGAGTAGTCAGCTCAGTTAGTTAGTTTCATAACTGCCAGTTGATTAGGTTGATGAAAGTTAGTTACGAGAGTTACATCTCTATATAAGATGAATTCTCTTCAATTGTAATTCATTCGAGATCTTAATGCAaattgcttcttcttcttcgttcTATTCTCCTGTTCGTAGTTCAATTCAAGTAGGTGCAATTCCGGTTGTTGTTCCGGTCATCAACGACCCCGATTCCGCACCAAGTGGTATCAGCCGTTCTGATCCGAGGCCTGAGATGGTGGACACACGCTCTACTGACATGCGGAGATTGGAGGAATCGGTCAAAGCTACTATGGCTGAAATCTCTGCGAAACTTGTGGACACCGAGAAGCGTCGGGAAGAATCTGAGGCGGCGCGCGAGCTCGCTATGAAGGAATTTCGAGAGGAACTCTTAGCTCTTCAGCTACAACAAAATGAGTTGATGTCTCGTTTCACTCAACCACCAGAAGGCACTCATTCTACTCAATTTACTGGAGGAATTCCACACCGGCAACAATACTTTGCAACTCGCCAATCTAAGGTTGGTTTTCCTATCTTCAATGGAGAGGATTTAACCGGTTGGATTCTCCGTTGTGATCATTTTTTTGAGGTGGATTTAACACCGGACGAATCAAAAGTGCGATTGGCAGTGATTAATTTTGAAGG
This sequence is a window from Salvia splendens isolate huo1 chromosome 5, SspV2, whole genome shotgun sequence. Protein-coding genes within it:
- the LOC121802961 gene encoding ras-related protein RABB1c-like; its protein translation is MSYAYLFKYIIIGDTGVGKSCLLLQFTDKRFQPVHDLTIGVEFGARMITIESKPIKLQIWDTAGQESFRSITRSYYRGAAGALLVYDITRRETFNHLASWLEDARQHASMNMTIMLIGNKCDLAHRRAVSTEEGEQFAKENGLVFMEASAKTAQNVEEAFVQTASTIYKKIQDGVFDAANESNGIKIGYGGNQGTSAGRDGGASQSGVCCS